One stretch of Chitinophaga pendula DNA includes these proteins:
- a CDS encoding RagB/SusD family nutrient uptake outer membrane protein, whose protein sequence is MKLNINKLLYTSLAFSVLATGCLADLDLKPTDSVDQATSIKTVSDLNTGVVGVYAGFAAANTQYATSLLTDEATMPLENNTGRGVIVYRWQYDAGGGETAPAWANYYDVIDRGNRLLKVIDGIPATDAELATKNRLKGELLGLRAFAHLELLRYYAVDYEPTSPGVPVMTVSQLSKPGRETVGKVLEQINKDLTDAKALIPTSFTPNTRITLNAITAIQARAALLQKNYDAAIGFATEIINKAALASRTQFPNIWLDTDNTEVIWKLKRDNGQERLGTNYRDLTGRIIYAPAFKLMDLFDKTNDIRFASYFKALNTSPTNPRWTVQKFVGGQAALVNLADAKLFRVAEMYLIRAEAYAKQGAAGLLSGNADLTTLRTARIAGYVPVAYATPDALLTAVIEERFKELAFEAHRYVDLRRNNLPINRGPNDVAQAQGAVNLTTDRREYYIPIPNAEIMANEVIKQHPKWQ, encoded by the coding sequence ATGAAACTGAATATAAATAAACTACTATATACCAGCCTCGCCTTCTCCGTACTTGCCACCGGATGCCTGGCCGATCTGGATCTGAAACCAACCGACTCAGTAGACCAGGCTACGTCTATCAAAACAGTCAGTGACCTGAATACCGGCGTAGTCGGTGTATATGCCGGCTTCGCAGCAGCAAATACCCAATACGCCACCTCATTGCTCACCGACGAAGCCACCATGCCGTTAGAAAATAATACGGGTAGGGGAGTGATCGTATATCGCTGGCAATATGATGCCGGCGGCGGAGAAACAGCGCCGGCCTGGGCCAACTATTACGATGTCATCGACAGGGGAAACAGACTGCTGAAAGTCATCGATGGCATCCCTGCCACCGATGCCGAACTGGCAACCAAAAATAGATTGAAAGGAGAGCTACTGGGATTACGTGCCTTTGCACACCTCGAATTGTTACGGTACTACGCTGTAGACTATGAACCAACTTCGCCGGGCGTACCGGTCATGACCGTATCCCAGCTCAGCAAACCTGGCCGCGAAACAGTGGGTAAGGTCCTCGAACAGATCAACAAAGATCTCACAGATGCCAAAGCACTGATACCAACAAGTTTTACCCCCAACACCCGCATCACACTGAACGCAATCACCGCCATTCAGGCCCGCGCAGCACTGCTGCAAAAGAACTACGATGCCGCTATAGGTTTCGCCACCGAGATCATCAACAAAGCAGCACTGGCTTCCCGTACTCAGTTCCCCAATATCTGGCTGGATACCGACAACACCGAAGTAATATGGAAATTGAAAAGAGATAACGGACAGGAACGCCTCGGTACCAACTACCGCGATCTCACCGGCCGTATCATCTACGCACCTGCATTCAAACTGATGGATCTATTCGATAAAACAAATGATATCCGTTTTGCCAGCTACTTCAAAGCACTCAACACCAGCCCCACCAACCCTCGCTGGACCGTGCAGAAGTTCGTCGGCGGACAGGCAGCACTCGTCAATCTCGCCGATGCTAAATTGTTCCGCGTAGCAGAAATGTACCTCATCCGTGCAGAAGCATATGCAAAACAAGGTGCCGCCGGTCTGCTGTCAGGCAATGCCGACCTCACCACACTACGTACAGCTCGCATCGCAGGATATGTACCCGTAGCCTACGCTACACCTGATGCTCTCCTTACCGCCGTGATCGAAGAACGATTCAAAGAACTGGCTTTCGAAGCCCATCGCTATGTAGACTTGCGTCGTAACAACCTGCCTATTAACAGGGGACCCAACGACGTGGCACAGGCACAGGGTGCCGTGAACCTGACCACCGACCGCAGAGAGTATTACATACCTATACCCAATGCCGAAATCATGGCGAACGAAGTCATAAAACAACATCCTAAATGGCAATAA
- a CDS encoding SusC/RagA family TonB-linked outer membrane protein yields MRKTFCLWLSACLLLAGFVQAQSVTGRVTDATDGSAMPGVTIAIKGTKRGTVTNNDGAYTLQVPPRSTLMFTFVGYNNKEITINNNTVIDVALQRNDKLLDEIVVSSYDATTRRKYTGAVSTVSAGKLKDIPAATFDQALQGRVAGLYSTAGSGQPGSANRVVIRGQGTISGSSTPLYIVDGIPIEGSQFASLNTADFESITVLKDANATALYGSRGSNGVIVITTKKGKEGRVVFGLRTQHGISTQTRPRFDMMNAAERLKFEEEIGQETGATYGPGWSLSPLNPRNANLSEADKAKNKGVLDSLRNLNTDWRKIFFRDNARFQEHELTASGGNERTQFYTALNYYKQDGIALRSGLERYSFRTNVDFKGDKFSASVSSAIAYTNLSFIEQENTTSILNPFAAVYYALPYEYPYINGVLVNSSNSAAYNVYDQREGSDALERVLNTTSKSGELKGVISARLKYDLHPHLYARTTVGIDYRQRTGSRYINPNSYTGSQATGRQGSYGESFSRYMQFTSTSGLTYHNSINKHDFEVSALYEFNRAKYNDNSFTGYGLNPLFPETPVGITPGNNTNGFIPVISGRKTGNALASVIAIGKYSYDDKYTLNLTWRRDGSSTVPEKNRWHSFWSVGAGWDLKKEQFLANVNALSTIRLRGSYGLSATPFPSDRDFGYVASYAPTRYDGTPGVTPSDIGNPDYDWEYSNMLNFGIDLAAFKDRLRVTVEWYNKRTSNLFVDQQLSRTSGFTSRRINAGVMRNRGIEVDIAGDVISNKNVTWTIGANFAYNKNEILELGEVNEFVQGTSIIRVGLPIGTHYVVKYAGVNPETGKAEYYSADGKTKSTAYNTATMSVAEFGTYNPPFLGGFNTSVSWKGLTLDAVFSFASGYKRFNNEDFFNQNPSFATSNQSTQWFNRWKNKGDQTDIPAFGDPRRFSSKDIQDASYIRFRNLRIGYSLPKKWLAATKLLSDVQIYASGQNLFTITNWNGFDPEDNNNISTFEYPAARTYTAGVRVNF; encoded by the coding sequence ATGAGGAAAACGTTTTGCTTGTGGCTAAGCGCATGCCTGCTGCTAGCTGGCTTTGTACAGGCGCAGTCAGTCACCGGGCGCGTGACCGATGCAACTGATGGATCGGCTATGCCAGGCGTAACAATCGCTATCAAAGGAACCAAAAGAGGTACTGTAACAAACAACGATGGAGCCTATACCCTCCAGGTACCTCCCAGATCTACACTTATGTTCACCTTCGTGGGATATAACAACAAAGAGATCACCATCAATAATAACACCGTAATAGATGTCGCCCTCCAGCGCAACGACAAACTGCTCGATGAGATCGTAGTCAGCAGTTATGATGCTACTACACGCCGTAAGTATACTGGTGCAGTATCCACTGTAAGCGCAGGCAAACTAAAAGATATCCCCGCTGCTACCTTCGACCAGGCCCTGCAAGGCCGCGTAGCTGGTCTTTACAGCACCGCAGGAAGTGGGCAGCCTGGTTCCGCCAACAGAGTGGTAATACGCGGGCAGGGTACCATCAGTGGCTCCTCCACACCCTTATATATAGTAGATGGTATTCCCATCGAAGGCTCTCAGTTCGCATCCCTCAATACGGCCGATTTCGAAAGTATCACCGTACTCAAAGATGCCAATGCTACTGCATTATATGGCTCCCGTGGCTCTAACGGCGTGATCGTGATCACCACCAAAAAAGGTAAAGAAGGTCGCGTCGTATTCGGTCTCCGTACCCAACATGGTATCTCCACACAGACACGCCCCCGCTTCGATATGATGAACGCTGCAGAACGCCTCAAATTCGAAGAAGAAATAGGACAGGAAACCGGCGCTACCTACGGCCCCGGATGGTCCCTCTCTCCGCTCAACCCACGCAACGCCAACCTCAGCGAAGCAGATAAAGCTAAAAACAAAGGTGTCCTCGATAGCTTACGCAATCTAAACACCGACTGGAGAAAGATCTTCTTCCGCGATAACGCCAGATTCCAGGAACATGAACTCACCGCCAGCGGTGGTAATGAAAGAACACAGTTCTACACCGCCCTCAATTACTACAAACAGGACGGTATCGCCCTGCGCTCCGGCCTCGAAAGATATAGCTTCCGTACCAACGTTGACTTTAAAGGAGATAAATTCAGCGCTTCCGTAAGCTCCGCCATCGCATACACGAACCTCAGCTTTATTGAACAGGAAAATACAACCTCCATCTTAAACCCATTCGCAGCCGTATACTACGCACTGCCTTACGAATACCCTTACATCAATGGCGTATTGGTAAATAGTAGTAATAGTGCTGCCTACAACGTTTATGACCAACGCGAAGGTTCCGATGCACTCGAACGCGTACTCAACACCACCAGCAAAAGCGGAGAACTGAAAGGCGTGATCAGCGCTCGTCTCAAATACGACCTGCATCCGCACCTGTACGCACGTACCACCGTCGGTATCGACTATCGCCAGCGTACCGGCTCCCGCTATATCAACCCCAATTCCTATACCGGATCACAAGCCACCGGAAGACAGGGTTCATACGGCGAATCCTTCTCCCGCTATATGCAATTCACCTCCACCTCAGGGCTGACTTATCACAACAGCATCAATAAGCACGACTTTGAAGTGTCCGCATTATACGAATTCAACCGCGCGAAATACAACGACAACAGTTTCACAGGATACGGACTCAATCCATTATTCCCCGAAACACCGGTAGGCATCACCCCCGGTAACAATACCAACGGATTTATTCCCGTAATCAGTGGCAGGAAAACAGGTAATGCCCTGGCTTCTGTAATCGCCATCGGTAAATACTCCTACGACGACAAATACACCCTCAACCTCACCTGGCGCCGAGATGGCTCCAGCACCGTGCCGGAGAAAAACCGTTGGCATTCCTTCTGGTCAGTAGGTGCCGGATGGGACCTTAAAAAAGAACAATTCCTGGCTAACGTAAACGCCCTCTCTACCATCCGCCTCAGAGGTAGCTATGGCCTGTCCGCTACTCCGTTCCCGTCCGACAGAGACTTCGGATATGTAGCCTCCTATGCACCCACCAGGTATGATGGTACCCCGGGCGTAACACCGAGCGACATCGGTAACCCCGACTACGATTGGGAATACAGCAATATGCTCAACTTCGGTATCGACCTCGCTGCCTTTAAAGACAGGCTGCGTGTGACCGTAGAATGGTACAATAAAAGAACCAGCAACCTCTTCGTCGATCAACAGCTGTCCCGTACTTCCGGATTCACCAGCCGCAGGATCAACGCGGGCGTTATGCGCAACCGTGGTATAGAAGTAGACATCGCCGGAGATGTCATCAGTAATAAAAACGTTACCTGGACCATCGGCGCCAACTTCGCCTACAACAAAAATGAAATACTCGAACTGGGTGAAGTAAATGAATTCGTTCAGGGTACCAGCATCATCAGAGTAGGACTACCCATCGGTACGCACTACGTAGTGAAATACGCAGGCGTAAATCCGGAAACAGGTAAAGCAGAATACTACTCCGCAGATGGAAAAACCAAATCCACCGCTTACAATACCGCCACCATGAGCGTAGCAGAATTCGGTACCTACAACCCGCCATTCCTCGGTGGTTTTAATACCAGCGTATCCTGGAAAGGCCTTACACTCGATGCCGTATTCTCCTTCGCCTCCGGCTACAAACGGTTCAATAACGAAGACTTCTTCAATCAGAACCCGTCCTTCGCTACCAGCAACCAATCTACCCAGTGGTTCAACCGCTGGAAAAATAAAGGAGACCAGACCGATATCCCCGCATTCGGCGATCCGAGAAGATTCTCCTCCAAAGACATCCAGGACGCTTCCTATATCCGCTTCAGAAACCTGCGCATCGGTTACTCCTTGCCTAAAAAATGGCTGGCAGCAACTAAACTGCTCAGCGATGTGCAGATCTATGCCTCCGGACAGAACCTCTTTACCATCACCAACTGGAATGGCTTCGATCCGGAAGACAATAACAATATTTCGACATTTGAATACCCTGCAGCTCGTACCTACACTGCCGGCGTGAGAGTTAATTTCTGA
- a CDS encoding RNA polymerase sigma-70 factor → MQTEKDYQGEDITYGYFREAFEVHYDALCNYAFTFLKSREASEDIVQETFIRIWEKHRDILHKKGECKLYLYVAVRNNCFTYLKKEGRMIQVEWDGEDLADEVPVEKGPDHGFSGDLGALIAEGIALLPERCREVFTLSRSGNLTYQQIADTMHISIKTVENQMSKALKVLRAFMKEKGVPLAILIFLGFF, encoded by the coding sequence ATGCAAACGGAAAAAGACTACCAAGGAGAAGATATAACATACGGGTATTTCAGGGAAGCATTTGAGGTCCACTACGATGCCTTGTGTAACTATGCCTTTACTTTTTTGAAGTCGAGGGAGGCCAGTGAGGATATTGTGCAGGAGACTTTTATACGGATATGGGAGAAACACCGGGACATTTTGCATAAGAAGGGGGAATGTAAGTTATACTTATATGTGGCTGTCCGTAATAATTGTTTTACTTATCTGAAGAAGGAGGGCCGGATGATCCAGGTGGAGTGGGACGGAGAGGATCTGGCGGATGAGGTGCCGGTGGAGAAGGGGCCGGATCATGGTTTTAGCGGGGATCTGGGGGCATTGATTGCGGAAGGTATTGCATTGTTGCCTGAGCGTTGCCGGGAGGTTTTTACATTGAGCAGATCTGGCAATCTTACTTATCAGCAGATTGCCGACACGATGCATATTTCCATAAAAACCGTTGAGAATCAAATGAGTAAGGCATTAAAGGTCTTAAGGGCTTTTATGAAGGAGAAAGGTGTGCCATTGGCAATTTTAATTTTTTTAGGATTTTTTTAA
- a CDS encoding FecR family protein — MNTTEHIVTLIHKQLSGQASEAEQRELAQWKAISAENHQTYESFRTVWEDSALIFDRSTYDKAAAWQKIDPRRVVVVPVPVSGGRVVRTLRWGWMAAAAVTLIVAVAAWFTMMEHGRDMEYITASKKDMRVKLPDGSIAFLRKGATLAYAKDFNQAHRQLQLDGEGFFEVEFEASKPFTIITEHAIIRDLGTSFWVNAERTRDEMAVISGKVSFAKKLRETDKLILTAGQKASLEADNFSQSAVVDSNFISWKTGILDFNHTPLSQVLTTLQVHYQIGISISPELAAEIDSFNIVLHINKGQSWEEVKDELQLMTGYTIEKSDSLYVVKKRK, encoded by the coding sequence ATGAATACTACCGAACATATTGTTACACTTATACACAAACAGCTGAGCGGTCAGGCATCTGAGGCGGAGCAGCGGGAGTTAGCGCAATGGAAAGCGATCAGTGCCGAAAACCATCAGACCTATGAGTCTTTCAGGACTGTCTGGGAAGATAGTGCCCTGATATTTGACCGATCTACATATGATAAGGCGGCTGCCTGGCAGAAAATTGATCCCCGTAGGGTGGTGGTGGTTCCTGTGCCGGTTAGTGGGGGTCGTGTGGTCCGTACGTTGCGCTGGGGCTGGATGGCTGCGGCAGCGGTGACGTTGATTGTGGCGGTAGCGGCCTGGTTTACTATGATGGAGCATGGTCGGGACATGGAGTATATCACGGCATCGAAAAAGGATATGCGGGTAAAGCTGCCGGATGGTTCTATTGCCTTTCTCCGTAAGGGGGCTACTTTAGCTTATGCAAAGGACTTTAACCAAGCGCACCGGCAGTTACAATTAGACGGGGAAGGGTTTTTCGAGGTGGAGTTTGAGGCGTCTAAACCATTTACGATTATTACTGAGCATGCTATTATCCGGGATCTGGGTACTTCGTTTTGGGTAAATGCGGAGCGTACGCGGGATGAGATGGCGGTTATTTCCGGGAAAGTCAGTTTTGCGAAAAAGCTGAGGGAGACGGATAAACTTATTTTAACGGCTGGCCAGAAGGCCAGTTTGGAAGCGGACAATTTCTCTCAGTCTGCGGTGGTTGATTCCAATTTTATTTCTTGGAAAACGGGTATACTTGACTTTAACCATACGCCTTTGTCGCAGGTATTAACTACCTTGCAGGTACATTACCAGATAGGGATCAGTATAAGCCCCGAACTTGCAGCTGAAATTGACAGTTTTAACATTGTACTTCATATCAACAAGGGACAATCATGGGAAGAGGTAAAGGATGAGCTTCAGCTAATGACGGGCTATACGATCGAAAAGTCTGATAGTCTTTACGTTGTAAAGAAGCGTAAATAA
- a CDS encoding TonB-dependent receptor, with protein MKLLPAVLVVLFCILPFLLRGQHSAVLQSRFSPAQKRATVADFLSDINSRSGYRVEYAIDHIDGNRVIQLRKRTYTLGGLLFLILEGQQVSIVERNGKIILTPAAARLPIIVESGNQYVIFGIVREAGSGEPLIGATVRDAVTQRGTVTNNSGYYSLQLPEGMHRIDVSYIGYTSNAPVVELKADTRADVHMAKRTDLPEVIVSATPTRLQGMGSKNDTVRQAYYDNVMGEQDVLRSLYLLPGVKMAPSLSGGMLVRGGGPDQNLFMLDGIPIFNPTHMLGALSVVNSATVKGAAFYKSDFPSRFGGGASSVMDVYSKDGNMEHWRGQANLSTVASSLTLEGPIKKDRTALLLSFRKSLFDPVTRLLNQDTRIKFYDAQLKVTHWINPNNKLALNLYTSRDKLSYTFDDGSLNTRQRWGNAAGSFSWFSMLKSKSFITTSVFFSSYYNATGYKLNMPADSTGKQKEHSSINTLSSIYFFSIKSQLEQYINDQLKFNVGMRLSYTSINPFESLVSDVLQDLDPGDFRKTDQLPYGEGTLYLEAEVKPSPRWLFRPGLHFSSYRYKTFRYKVMQPRFYLQYNISPEHQLYGSFNKVVQYLHLVTNPFMDVNTDLWVPSTAQLAPEENLMVNLGYSFRSKKKFSLTFEIYKKYLKNVTNYVEGRSVFYNANNWERNVQSGYGGSQGLEIAAIKDFGPVQLTGAYTLSYSWRKFADINDGKRFPFKYDRRHDLNLTATVRFDKTKSATLLWNIASGDMYSLPQYLVPDFDNTQGILNPNLGFNNYKFTYHYASVNQFRTSPYQRLDLSGQYKPKSKKKWQWTFTAGVYNVSGAPSQYLYSLTSDESGTSRLDVIKNKLLDITPYISASLAF; from the coding sequence ATGAAGCTGTTACCAGCAGTTTTAGTTGTTTTATTTTGTATTCTTCCCTTTCTTTTAAGGGGGCAGCATTCTGCTGTCCTGCAGTCTCGCTTCTCTCCAGCTCAAAAGCGGGCTACCGTTGCAGACTTTTTATCGGATATTAATTCGCGTAGTGGTTACCGGGTAGAATATGCCATTGACCATATTGACGGGAACCGCGTGATCCAGCTCCGGAAGCGTACCTATACGCTAGGAGGCTTATTGTTTTTGATATTGGAAGGGCAACAGGTCAGTATTGTGGAGCGTAATGGGAAGATCATCCTTACACCTGCGGCGGCTAGATTACCTATCATAGTGGAGTCAGGCAATCAATATGTCATATTCGGGATTGTGCGGGAGGCTGGCAGTGGGGAGCCGCTTATTGGTGCGACGGTGCGGGATGCTGTGACACAGCGTGGTACAGTTACCAATAATTCGGGATATTATAGTTTACAATTGCCCGAGGGTATGCACCGGATAGACGTGAGTTATATTGGTTATACTTCGAATGCGCCTGTTGTGGAATTGAAAGCGGATACACGGGCGGACGTGCATATGGCGAAGCGTACGGATCTGCCCGAGGTGATCGTATCTGCTACGCCGACGAGGCTACAAGGTATGGGCAGTAAAAACGATACGGTACGGCAGGCTTATTATGACAATGTGATGGGTGAGCAGGACGTATTGCGGTCTTTGTACTTGTTGCCGGGGGTGAAGATGGCACCCAGCCTTTCCGGTGGTATGTTAGTAAGGGGTGGTGGGCCGGACCAGAATCTTTTTATGCTGGACGGTATTCCTATTTTTAACCCGACGCATATGCTGGGGGCGTTATCGGTGGTAAACAGTGCTACGGTAAAGGGGGCGGCTTTTTATAAAAGTGATTTTCCTTCCCGTTTTGGTGGTGGGGCCTCGTCGGTGATGGATGTGTATAGTAAGGACGGCAATATGGAACACTGGCGAGGGCAGGCTAACCTGAGTACGGTGGCTAGTTCGCTGACGCTGGAGGGGCCTATTAAAAAGGACAGGACGGCGTTGCTTCTCTCCTTCCGGAAGAGTCTTTTCGACCCGGTAACGCGGTTGCTGAACCAGGATACGCGGATAAAGTTCTACGACGCGCAATTGAAGGTAACGCACTGGATCAATCCCAATAATAAACTTGCTCTTAATCTTTATACGAGTCGGGATAAGCTGTCGTATACTTTTGACGATGGTTCTCTGAATACCCGGCAGCGCTGGGGGAATGCGGCTGGTTCTTTCAGCTGGTTTTCCATGTTGAAGTCGAAGTCGTTCATTACGACGTCTGTATTTTTCAGCAGTTATTACAATGCGACCGGTTATAAGTTGAATATGCCTGCAGACAGTACGGGTAAGCAGAAGGAGCATAGTTCTATCAATACGCTTTCTTCTATTTACTTTTTCAGCATCAAGTCGCAGTTGGAGCAATATATCAATGACCAGCTGAAGTTCAATGTTGGGATGCGGTTATCGTATACCAGTATTAATCCTTTTGAGAGCCTGGTGAGTGATGTATTACAGGATCTGGACCCCGGGGATTTCCGTAAGACGGATCAGTTGCCTTACGGGGAGGGTACGCTGTACCTGGAGGCGGAGGTGAAACCCAGTCCGCGGTGGTTATTCCGGCCGGGGTTACATTTTTCTTCTTACCGCTATAAGACTTTCCGTTACAAGGTGATGCAGCCTCGTTTTTATTTGCAATACAATATTAGTCCGGAGCATCAGCTGTATGGGTCTTTTAATAAGGTGGTGCAGTATTTGCATTTGGTGACCAATCCTTTTATGGATGTGAATACGGACTTGTGGGTGCCCAGTACGGCGCAGCTGGCGCCGGAGGAGAATCTGATGGTTAATTTGGGTTACAGTTTCCGGAGCAAGAAAAAGTTCAGTCTGACGTTTGAGATCTATAAGAAGTACCTGAAGAATGTGACGAATTATGTGGAGGGTCGTAGTGTATTTTACAATGCGAACAATTGGGAGCGGAATGTGCAGTCGGGGTATGGTGGCAGTCAGGGATTGGAGATTGCGGCGATCAAGGATTTTGGTCCGGTGCAGTTGACGGGGGCATATACTTTGTCTTACAGCTGGCGTAAGTTTGCGGATATTAATGACGGCAAGCGGTTTCCTTTTAAGTATGACCGGCGGCATGATTTGAATCTTACGGCGACGGTTCGTTTTGATAAGACGAAAAGTGCTACCTTGCTATGGAATATTGCATCCGGGGATATGTATTCGTTGCCACAGTACCTGGTACCGGACTTTGACAATACGCAGGGGATCCTTAATCCGAACCTGGGTTTTAACAATTATAAGTTCACGTATCATTATGCGTCTGTGAACCAGTTCCGTACGAGTCCTTACCAGCGGCTTGATTTATCGGGGCAGTATAAGCCCAAGAGTAAGAAGAAGTGGCAATGGACATTTACTGCCGGAGTGTATAATGTATCTGGTGCACCCAGTCAGTATCTTTATAGTCTGACCAGCGACGAGTCGGGTACTTCCCGGTTAGATGTGATCAAGAACAAGTTATTGGATATAACGCCGTATATTTCTGCCTCCCTGGCTTTTTGA
- a CDS encoding DUF4249 family protein, translating to MRILSPRIAFIFSLAMLFFSCKEKRQFMNTPLPDKLVIMAELSAGDTVSLPISRSMRAGTGQVTQFEKVKTARLTLTNDEQLPLPVQLNKNAIYTTNPAAVYTGPSVIESRRRYFLRVEDTVRNDVATASVMMPSPITIRKVDTSSTLLFGTLRVFSFRFTLQDDARENNFYVVEALKQPMKRVRYFIWQQKRYDYDTEENKALYDRVKGEPGVRLLSDTTTSPQYQRMELYSKSRVFDNRHSPLSEGPYNRLFYTDRTFNGGTITDTVFVNKEFFSTTDPAQKGRIIIQVKSVTEDLYRYLKWYEEQKESGGNIYSWLLRPGVNNIHNGIGIFGGCSKSSFIFYYDRL from the coding sequence ATGCGTATTTTATCACCTCGCATAGCTTTCATTTTTTCATTAGCGATGCTCTTCTTCTCCTGTAAGGAGAAGCGGCAGTTCATGAATACGCCCTTACCGGATAAGCTGGTGATCATGGCGGAGCTAAGTGCTGGTGATACGGTGTCGTTGCCTATATCGCGGAGTATGCGGGCGGGTACGGGGCAGGTTACTCAATTTGAGAAGGTGAAGACTGCGCGGCTGACCTTAACGAATGATGAGCAATTGCCGTTGCCGGTACAATTGAATAAGAATGCGATATATACTACAAATCCTGCGGCGGTGTATACGGGGCCTTCGGTGATAGAGAGCAGGCGTCGATATTTTTTGCGGGTGGAAGATACGGTGCGTAATGATGTGGCGACGGCCAGTGTCATGATGCCCTCTCCTATTACGATCCGGAAGGTAGATACTTCCAGTACGCTGTTGTTTGGTACATTGCGGGTATTTTCTTTCCGTTTCACGTTGCAGGATGATGCGCGGGAGAATAACTTTTACGTTGTTGAGGCGCTTAAGCAGCCGATGAAGCGCGTGCGTTATTTTATCTGGCAGCAGAAGCGGTATGATTATGATACGGAGGAGAACAAGGCGTTGTATGACCGGGTGAAGGGAGAGCCAGGGGTGCGATTGTTGTCGGATACGACGACTAGTCCTCAGTATCAGCGTATGGAGCTATATAGTAAGAGCCGTGTATTTGACAATCGTCATTCGCCGTTATCGGAGGGGCCTTATAACCGATTATTTTATACTGACCGTACTTTTAACGGCGGTACGATCACCGACACTGTGTTTGTTAACAAGGAATTTTTCTCTACGACCGACCCGGCACAGAAAGGGCGGATCATTATACAAGTGAAATCTGTTACGGAAGATCTCTACCGTTATCTGAAGTGGTATGAAGAGCAAAAAGAGAGCGGGGGTAATATTTACTCCTGGTTACTGCGGCCGGGCGTTAACAATATCCATAATGGTATTGGTATTTTTGGCGGCTGCAGTAAGAGTAGTTTCATCTTTTATTACGACCGGCTGTAG
- a CDS encoding DUF4397 domain-containing protein: MKRKHYLYTFPVITLAFFAVCFAASCKKDAPAPAVRQPAQLAIYNTAYNVGALDFHINGEKVTSSPVSYAPEVSKLQATYLEVAPVNFKELIATDADDYPIIESRITLESNQHYSLFVFGEQENSEAVFFLLNDVLSTPAKGKAQLRILHLSTNTPAVDIELSKGTVVNKIATRLRYIGPSPDTKALEKFTPVNAGTFDLRVKTSRTPAQTLLEMSGVELAEGKSYTIYLEGLNDSSDPELGLQVIQHN; encoded by the coding sequence ATGAAGCGTAAACACTACCTGTACACTTTTCCGGTCATTACTTTGGCCTTTTTTGCCGTTTGCTTCGCGGCGAGTTGTAAAAAAGATGCTCCGGCACCTGCTGTCCGGCAACCTGCTCAACTAGCTATTTACAATACTGCTTATAATGTGGGTGCTTTGGATTTTCATATTAACGGGGAGAAGGTGACTTCCTCTCCTGTTAGTTATGCTCCGGAGGTGAGTAAGTTGCAGGCTACTTACCTGGAGGTAGCGCCTGTTAATTTTAAGGAGTTGATTGCGACGGATGCGGATGACTATCCTATTATTGAGAGTCGTATTACATTGGAAAGCAATCAGCATTATTCACTTTTTGTATTTGGGGAGCAGGAGAATTCGGAGGCGGTGTTCTTTTTGCTGAATGATGTATTGAGTACTCCAGCTAAGGGGAAGGCGCAATTGCGTATCCTTCATCTTTCTACCAATACGCCTGCGGTTGATATAGAGCTTTCGAAGGGAACGGTGGTGAATAAGATCGCTACGCGTCTGCGTTATATCGGCCCTTCTCCTGATACGAAGGCATTGGAGAAGTTCACGCCTGTTAATGCGGGGACTTTTGATCTGCGGGTAAAGACGTCGCGCACCCCGGCGCAGACCTTATTGGAGATGAGTGGTGTGGAGTTAGCGGAGGGAAAAAGTTATACTATTTACCTGGAAGGCTTGAATGATAGTTCAGATCCTGAGCTCGGGCTTCAGGTGATCCAACATAATTAG